CTTCCGGATGCGTTGAATGCCGCCGATGGTGACAATGGCGGGTGTTGCGCCCTGGCGCTTGAGTTTGTGCCAGGTGGATCGGCTACTACCTACGGCCTGACAGAAGTCAGCCACGGTGAGGAGGGGTGAAATGTCCATATCTTGCGGTCCATGTGTGAG
This is a stretch of genomic DNA from Paracoccus aerodenitrificans. It encodes these proteins:
- a CDS encoding helix-turn-helix domain-containing protein, encoding MDISPLLTVADFCQAVGSSRSTWHKLKRQGATPAIVTIGGIQRIRKEAAEAWLAENETRGSTIH